Proteins encoded together in one Deinococcus seoulensis window:
- a CDS encoding GNAT family N-acetyltransferase, whose product MGFIVGTADPARYRRSLLRAAPLLLSRLTRPDTRRSLRYLIRAARWPGPHASDTLYPAHLHLNVQQSARGLGAGETLLRAHLALLRDARVPGVQLSTTTENVAALGLYRKLGFRVAGERQTPLWEPWLGHPARHVVMTLALR is encoded by the coding sequence GTGGGGTTCATCGTCGGCACCGCCGACCCCGCCCGCTACCGCCGCTCCCTGCTACGCGCCGCGCCACTGCTCCTCTCCCGGCTGACCCGGCCCGACACGCGCCGCAGCCTGCGCTACCTGATACGCGCCGCCCGCTGGCCCGGCCCGCACGCCAGCGACACCCTCTACCCCGCGCACCTGCACCTGAACGTCCAGCAAAGTGCGCGCGGCCTCGGCGCCGGGGAAACGCTGCTGCGCGCCCACCTCGCCCTCCTGCGAGACGCCCGCGTGCCCGGCGTGCAGCTCTCCACCACCACCGAGAACGTCGCCGCGCTCGGCCTGTACCGCAAACTGGGATTCCGCGTGGCCGGTGAACGCCAGACGCCCCTATGGGAACCCTGGCTGGGCCACCCCGCCCGGCACGTCGTCATGACCCTCGCCCTGCGCTGA
- a CDS encoding ArsR/SmtB family transcription factor: protein MTRPPPTGVLDQLRALSHELRFEIIRHLAQGERCVCDLETLLDLPQSRISYHLGILRDTQLVTAEQRGKNMYYTLQLAPVFALGGNLLTELFPQTPGGPSPAQTHQKKSVC, encoded by the coding sequence ATGACCCGCCCACCCCCCACCGGCGTCCTCGACCAGCTCCGCGCCCTCTCCCACGAACTGCGCTTCGAGATCATCCGCCACCTCGCGCAGGGCGAACGCTGCGTGTGCGACCTCGAAACGCTGCTGGACCTCCCACAGTCCAGAATCTCCTACCACCTCGGCATCCTGCGCGACACGCAACTCGTCACCGCCGAGCAACGCGGCAAGAACATGTACTACACGCTGCAACTCGCGCCGGTCTTCGCGCTGGGCGGCAACCTCCTCACCGAACTGTTTCCGCAGACGCCCGGCGGACCGTCACCCGCGCAGACGCATCAAAAGAAATCGGTATGCTAG
- a CDS encoding tyrosine-type recombinase/integrase — protein MTLVQLRNAVTIAGLDDRALRVRAVEAASTYDDDMLIMVTHAYMTSASRKGARTSRRTLEAYALAVRDFVRWAQDSGVQLLRPGRRDGGRYVAHLQTRPSLGRGRSGHLSAATAAGYVAGARALYRALSWAGATDAHPFQDAHVAPDPTPGIVKNPPYMHEIDAVLPHCDARLAALLLLCAHAGLRVSEALDVRRADLHGASLTVRGKGSKVRRVPLGRRVRSALDTLPPVDDGGRLFDWKYAQATYRMRKAFRAAGHGEAWRGFHAARKHSGTRLYTATRDFTRVGLFLGHASVDTTRRYVAVQDDDVAAEVEFF, from the coding sequence ATGACGCTGGTACAACTGCGTAACGCCGTCACCATCGCGGGCCTCGACGACCGCGCCCTGCGGGTCCGGGCGGTCGAGGCGGCCAGCACCTACGACGACGACATGCTGATCATGGTCACGCACGCCTACATGACCAGCGCCAGCCGCAAGGGCGCACGCACCAGCCGCCGCACCCTCGAAGCGTACGCGCTGGCCGTCCGGGACTTCGTGCGCTGGGCGCAGGACAGCGGCGTGCAACTCCTGCGCCCGGGCCGCCGCGACGGCGGGCGGTACGTCGCGCACCTCCAGACGCGCCCCAGCCTCGGCCGGGGCCGCAGCGGCCACCTGTCCGCCGCGACCGCCGCCGGGTACGTCGCCGGGGCGCGCGCCCTGTACCGCGCGCTGTCGTGGGCCGGCGCGACCGACGCGCACCCCTTCCAGGACGCGCATGTCGCGCCGGACCCCACGCCGGGCATCGTGAAGAACCCGCCGTACATGCACGAGATCGACGCCGTGCTCCCGCACTGCGACGCGCGCCTCGCGGCGCTGCTGCTGCTGTGCGCGCACGCCGGCCTGCGCGTCAGCGAGGCACTCGACGTCCGCCGCGCCGACCTGCACGGCGCCAGCCTGACCGTGCGCGGCAAGGGCAGCAAGGTCCGGCGCGTGCCGCTGGGCCGCCGGGTCCGCAGCGCCCTGGACACCCTGCCGCCCGTGGACGACGGCGGGCGCCTGTTCGACTGGAAGTACGCGCAGGCCACGTACCGCATGCGCAAGGCGTTCCGCGCCGCCGGGCACGGCGAGGCGTGGCGCGGCTTCCACGCGGCCCGCAAGCACTCCGGCACGCGCCTGTACACCGCCACGCGTGATTTCACGCGCGTGGGCCTGTTCCTGGGGCACGCCTCGGTGGACACCACCCGCCGGTACGTGGCCGTGCAGGACGACGACGTGGCCGCCGAGGTCGAATTCTTCTGA
- a CDS encoding amino acid transporter, with the protein MRPAARPPHPLLTRASDWLLRQDAQPPAPEGYYETPPPAQTHKHAWWQVMCLTGVDYFSTLGYQPGIAALAAGALSPVATLVLVLVTLFGALPMYRRVAQESPHGDGSISMLERLLTYWPSKFLVLTLIGFVATGFIITITLSAADAAAHLIENPFLKPALQGHQVGVTLLLLTLLGSVFLKGFKEAIGIAVVLVTAYLTLSLLVIARGAQLIAAQPELLGNWLSALTHGYATPLAVIGAALLVFPKLALGLSGFETGVVVMPLIRGDASDTEAHPAGRIRNGQKLLTTAALLMSAFLLSSSVVTTLLIPAAEFQPGGEANGRALAYLAHEHLGNLIGTAYDLSTTGILWFAGASAMAGLLNIVPRYLPRYGMAPEWSRAHRPLVLIFLLISFAVTAAFRANVDAQAAAYATGVLAMMTSAAVAVTLTARRRGHRRELRMFAVISAIFIYTLGVTIVSNPQGLLIALLFILLVLVVGVTSRVNRSFELRVSQVQLDDTAVELLRAYPIRPLRLVSHHPGRSAQDEYHRQELRVRQMVHLPDEQPFLFLEVELDDASEFTDVVEVRGLHVGPYGVLRARGSSVPNTIAAVMLHLRGRGAPPQVYMRWTEESPLQLALDFVIGGRGDVPPLTREILRRAEPDRDRRPIVHVGG; encoded by the coding sequence ATGCGACCCGCTGCCCGGCCCCCCCACCCGCTGCTCACGCGCGCGTCCGACTGGCTGCTGCGCCAGGACGCGCAGCCGCCCGCGCCGGAAGGGTACTACGAGACGCCCCCGCCCGCGCAGACGCACAAGCACGCGTGGTGGCAGGTGATGTGCCTGACCGGCGTGGATTACTTCAGCACGCTGGGGTACCAGCCGGGCATCGCGGCGCTGGCGGCCGGGGCGCTGTCACCCGTGGCGACGCTGGTGCTGGTGCTCGTCACGCTGTTCGGGGCGCTGCCCATGTACCGGCGCGTGGCGCAGGAAAGTCCGCACGGGGACGGGTCGATCTCGATGCTCGAGCGGCTCCTCACGTACTGGCCCAGCAAGTTCCTGGTGCTGACCCTGATCGGGTTCGTCGCCACGGGCTTCATCATCACCATCACGCTGTCCGCCGCGGACGCCGCCGCGCACCTGATCGAGAACCCGTTCCTGAAACCGGCGTTGCAGGGGCATCAGGTGGGCGTGACGCTGCTGCTGCTGACCCTGCTGGGCAGCGTGTTCCTCAAGGGGTTCAAGGAGGCCATCGGGATCGCGGTGGTGCTGGTCACGGCGTACCTGACGCTCAGTCTGCTGGTCATCGCGCGCGGCGCGCAACTGATCGCCGCGCAGCCCGAACTGCTCGGGAACTGGCTGTCGGCGCTGACGCACGGGTACGCCACGCCGCTCGCCGTGATCGGCGCGGCGCTGCTGGTCTTCCCGAAACTGGCGCTGGGCCTGTCGGGCTTCGAGACGGGCGTGGTCGTCATGCCGCTGATCCGCGGGGACGCCAGCGACACCGAGGCGCACCCGGCCGGACGCATCCGCAACGGGCAGAAGCTGCTCACGACCGCCGCGCTGCTCATGAGTGCGTTTCTGCTCAGCAGCAGTGTCGTGACGACGCTGCTGATCCCGGCCGCGGAGTTCCAGCCGGGCGGCGAGGCGAACGGGCGGGCGCTGGCGTACCTGGCGCACGAGCACCTGGGGAACCTGATCGGCACGGCGTACGACCTGAGCACCACCGGCATCCTGTGGTTCGCGGGGGCGTCCGCGATGGCGGGGCTGCTGAACATCGTGCCGCGTTACCTGCCCCGCTACGGCATGGCGCCCGAGTGGAGCCGCGCGCACCGCCCGCTGGTCCTGATCTTCCTGCTGATCTCGTTCGCGGTCACGGCGGCGTTCCGCGCGAACGTGGACGCCCAGGCCGCCGCGTACGCCACGGGCGTGCTGGCCATGATGACCAGCGCCGCCGTCGCCGTCACCCTGACCGCCCGCCGTCGCGGGCACCGCAGGGAACTGCGGATGTTCGCGGTGATCAGCGCCATCTTCATCTACACGCTGGGCGTCACGATCGTCAGCAACCCGCAGGGCCTGCTGATCGCGCTGCTGTTCATCCTGCTGGTGCTGGTCGTGGGCGTCACGTCCCGCGTGAACCGCTCGTTCGAACTGCGGGTCAGTCAGGTGCAACTGGACGACACGGCCGTGGAATTGCTGCGCGCCTACCCGATCCGGCCGCTGCGGCTCGTGTCTCACCATCCGGGCCGCTCGGCGCAGGACGAGTACCACCGGCAGGAACTGCGCGTGCGGCAGATGGTGCACCTGCCCGACGAGCAACCCTTCCTGTTCCTGGAAGTGGAACTGGACGACGCCAGCGAGTTCACGGACGTGGTCGAGGTGCGCGGCCTGCACGTCGGCCCGTACGGCGTGCTGCGCGCGCGGGGGTCCAGCGTGCCGAACACCATTGCGGCCGTGATGCTGCACCTGCGCGGGCGGGGCGCGCCGCCGCAGGTGTACATGCGCTGGACCGAGGAAAGCCCGCTGCAACTCGCGCTGGATTTCGTGATCGGCGGGCGCGGAGACGTGCCGCCCCTGACCCGCGAGATCCTGCGCCGCGCCGAACCGGACCGCGACCGCCGTCCCATCGTGCACGTCGGCGGCTGA
- a CDS encoding arsenic transporter: protein MTGRTRRPATTTVPPSKWPERAEHLHTGSLHVLSAALIFVFTLTLVIWQPRFRWQPGGLGIGWSAALGALLALLSGVVTLADVPTVWQVVWNATVTFVALIIISLLLDEAGFFRWASLHVARWSGGSGRRLFTLVILLGAAVSALFANDGAALILTPIVLAMLSALNLRPATTLAFVLATGFIADSASLPLVISNLVNIVSADFFNLSFAQYAGVMIPVNLAAIAASLGTLTLMFRRDLPRTLNTAQLDAPASAIRDPRVFRVGWGVLGLLLAGYFAAGPLGVPVSAVAVTGAAVLYAAAARGQVISTRAVLRGAPWQIVVFSLGMYLVVYGLRNAGLTDLLGTLLGRIAQGGLWSATLGTGFVMAALSSVMNNLPSVLIGAIAIDDSAARGVVREGMIYANVVGNDLGPKITPIGSLATLLWLHVLARSGVRIGWGQYFRVGIVLTVPVLLVTLTALALRLQLG from the coding sequence GTGACGGGCAGGACGCGCCGCCCAGCTACGACCACAGTCCCGCCGTCGAAGTGGCCTGAGCGTGCCGAGCACCTGCATACAGGGAGCCTGCACGTGCTGAGCGCCGCCCTGATCTTCGTGTTCACGTTGACGCTGGTGATCTGGCAACCCCGGTTCCGCTGGCAGCCCGGCGGGCTGGGCATCGGCTGGAGCGCCGCGCTGGGCGCCCTGCTGGCCCTGCTGAGCGGCGTCGTCACCCTGGCCGACGTGCCCACCGTCTGGCAGGTCGTGTGGAACGCCACGGTCACCTTCGTCGCGCTGATCATCATCAGCCTGCTGCTCGACGAGGCCGGATTCTTCCGCTGGGCGTCCCTGCACGTCGCCCGCTGGAGCGGCGGCAGCGGCCGGCGGCTGTTCACGCTGGTGATCCTGCTCGGCGCGGCCGTCAGCGCCCTGTTCGCCAACGACGGCGCCGCCCTGATCCTCACGCCGATCGTGCTGGCCATGCTGAGCGCACTGAACCTGCGGCCCGCCACAACCCTGGCGTTCGTCCTGGCGACCGGATTCATCGCCGACAGCGCCAGCCTGCCGCTGGTGATCAGCAACCTCGTGAACATCGTCAGCGCCGACTTCTTCAACCTGAGTTTCGCGCAGTACGCGGGCGTGATGATTCCCGTGAACCTCGCCGCGATCGCCGCGAGCCTGGGCACGCTGACCCTGATGTTCCGCCGCGACCTGCCCCGCACGCTGAACACCGCCCAGCTGGACGCCCCGGCCAGCGCGATCCGCGACCCGCGCGTGTTCCGGGTCGGGTGGGGCGTGCTGGGCCTGCTGCTCGCCGGGTACTTCGCGGCCGGGCCGCTGGGCGTGCCGGTCAGCGCGGTCGCCGTGACCGGCGCGGCCGTCCTGTACGCCGCCGCGGCGCGCGGGCAGGTCATCTCGACCCGCGCGGTCCTGCGGGGCGCGCCGTGGCAGATCGTGGTGTTCTCGCTGGGCATGTACCTCGTCGTGTACGGCCTGCGGAACGCCGGACTGACCGACCTGCTGGGCACGCTCCTGGGACGCATCGCGCAGGGAGGCCTGTGGAGCGCCACGCTCGGCACGGGCTTCGTCATGGCGGCCCTGTCGAGCGTCATGAACAACCTGCCCAGCGTCCTGATCGGCGCGATCGCCATCGACGACAGCGCCGCGCGGGGCGTGGTGCGCGAGGGCATGATCTACGCGAACGTCGTCGGGAACGACCTGGGGCCCAAGATCACACCCATCGGGTCGCTCGCCACGCTGCTGTGGCTGCACGTCCTGGCACGCAGCGGCGTCCGGATCGGCTGGGGGCAGTACTTCCGGGTGGGAATCGTCCTGACCGTCCCGGTCCTGCTGGTCACGCTCACGGCCCTCGCACTCCGCCTGCAACTGGGATAG
- a CDS encoding aldose epimerase family protein, with amino-acid sequence MTGHSPLPVTPPPVGTLDTRDWDGLPGALLFTLTLPDGTEARLSNLGATLVSLRVPDRSGVLADVTLGHDDPRAYLDRARTPYFGATIGRYANRIAGGRFPLDGREVQLPLVEPHTTLHGGPDGFDRRLWDAQGSVGEDGPTVLFTRLSPDGEEGFPGNLNVSVRYTLRPDRAVQIDYHAVTDAPTVVNLTHHSYWNLSGDPSCPVLDHEVRITAAQFTPVDAHLLPESAHAPVQGTPFDLREARVLADALAAPHPQTERCGGFDHNFVLNGPAGQLRLAATVRHAPSGRVMDVQTTEPGVQFYTGNALDGRVQGRGNVTYAAHAALCLEPQHYPDSPNRPDFPSTRLDPGQAWYSRTVYAFRTDD; translated from the coding sequence GTGACCGGCCACTCCCCCCTGCCCGTCACGCCGCCGCCCGTCGGGACGCTCGACACGCGCGACTGGGACGGCCTGCCCGGCGCGCTCCTGTTCACGCTGACCCTCCCGGACGGCACCGAGGCGCGGCTGTCGAACCTCGGCGCGACCCTGGTGTCCCTGCGCGTCCCGGACCGCAGCGGCGTACTGGCCGACGTGACACTGGGCCACGACGACCCGCGCGCGTACCTGGACCGCGCCCGCACCCCGTACTTCGGAGCGACCATCGGCCGGTACGCCAACCGCATCGCCGGGGGCCGCTTCCCGCTCGACGGCCGCGAGGTGCAGCTCCCGCTGGTCGAGCCGCACACCACCCTGCACGGCGGCCCGGACGGCTTCGACCGCCGCCTCTGGGACGCGCAGGGCAGTGTGGGCGAGGACGGCCCGACCGTGCTGTTCACCCGTCTGAGCCCCGACGGTGAGGAAGGTTTCCCCGGCAACCTGAACGTCAGCGTGCGCTACACCCTGCGCCCCGACCGGGCCGTGCAGATCGACTACCACGCGGTCACGGACGCCCCGACCGTCGTGAACCTCACGCACCACTCGTACTGGAACCTCAGCGGCGACCCGTCATGCCCGGTGCTGGACCACGAGGTCCGGATCACGGCCGCGCAGTTCACGCCCGTGGACGCGCACCTGCTGCCCGAATCCGCGCACGCCCCGGTGCAGGGCACGCCCTTCGACCTGCGAGAGGCGCGGGTGCTGGCCGATGCGCTCGCCGCGCCGCACCCGCAGACGGAACGCTGCGGCGGGTTCGACCATAACTTCGTGCTGAACGGCCCGGCCGGGCAACTCCGGCTGGCCGCGACCGTCCGGCACGCCCCGTCGGGCCGGGTGATGGACGTGCAGACCACCGAACCCGGCGTGCAGTTCTACACCGGCAACGCCCTGGACGGCCGCGTGCAGGGGCGCGGGAACGTCACGTACGCCGCGCACGCCGCCCTGTGCCTCGAACCGCAGCACTACCCGGACAGCCCGAACCGCCCGGACTTTCCCAGCACCCGCCTCGATCCGGGGCAGGCCTGGTACTCGCGGACCGTGTACGCCTTCCGCACGGACGACTGA
- a CDS encoding PIG-L deacetylase family protein, whose translation MTWVRRNRPLLLVLVACLGLAAWINLPLWQELGGSDARAQALPVAPAFRAGQRVLMLSPHPDDETLCCAGMIQQARRAGAEVFVVWVTPGDGFEFDAALTERSLRPGPAGLRELGNARADEARRAAAVLGVDEAHTFMLGYPDGGLSRLFTVNYARPFVSPRTGAQAVYVRGALTPGHPFTGQALEADLNSVLGRVRPDVVLAPAPQDFHADHHTLSYVAVRLMAARGQVDRLRFWVVHGGLEWPLPKGLHLREPLTVPPRARNLPWQRVPLDAAQVDVKLRAVRAYGTQTRVLGRFMEAFVRSNELLSPQSLPDAPGPVSTGGERDVRGLPGR comes from the coding sequence ATGACCTGGGTGCGCCGCAACCGCCCGCTGCTGCTGGTGCTGGTGGCCTGCCTGGGGCTGGCCGCGTGGATCAACCTGCCGCTCTGGCAGGAACTGGGCGGCAGTGACGCGCGCGCCCAGGCGCTGCCGGTCGCCCCGGCGTTCCGGGCCGGGCAGCGGGTGCTGATGCTCTCCCCGCACCCGGACGACGAGACGCTGTGCTGCGCGGGCATGATTCAGCAGGCCCGCCGCGCCGGGGCGGAGGTGTTCGTCGTGTGGGTCACGCCCGGCGACGGCTTCGAGTTCGACGCGGCCCTGACCGAACGGTCCCTGCGGCCCGGCCCGGCCGGACTGCGTGAACTGGGGAACGCCCGCGCGGACGAGGCGCGGCGGGCGGCGGCCGTGCTGGGCGTGGACGAGGCGCACACCTTCATGCTGGGGTACCCGGACGGGGGCCTGTCGCGGCTGTTCACCGTGAATTACGCCCGGCCGTTCGTGTCGCCCCGCACGGGAGCGCAGGCCGTGTACGTGCGGGGCGCCCTGACGCCCGGCCATCCGTTCACGGGGCAGGCGCTGGAGGCGGACCTGAACAGCGTGCTGGGCCGCGTCCGGCCGGACGTGGTGCTGGCCCCGGCTCCGCAGGACTTCCATGCGGATCATCACACGCTGTCGTATGTGGCGGTGCGGTTGATGGCGGCGCGCGGGCAGGTGGACCGCCTGCGGTTCTGGGTGGTGCATGGCGGCCTGGAGTGGCCGCTTCCGAAGGGCCTGCACCTGCGTGAGCCGTTGACGGTGCCGCCCCGCGCGCGGAACCTGCCGTGGCAGCGGGTGCCGCTGGACGCCGCGCAGGTGGACGTGAAACTCCGCGCCGTGCGGGCGTACGGCACGCAGACGCGGGTGCTGGGGCGGTTCATGGAGGCGTTCGTGCGCTCGAACGAACTGCTGAGCCCGCAGTCCCTGCCGGACGCGCCGGGACCGGTCAGTACCGGCGGGGAGCGGGACGTGCGCGGCCTTCCGGGGCGCTGA
- a CDS encoding tetratricopeptide repeat protein has product MSDLQQYLDAHALLIAGQYQEALDFLDARPTTDAFHHARQRAYALHHLGRVDEAYAGIEQAAHIAETDRPTLRGAAYIDWAVMLMRDQRFEEGFRLYHQALAHATDPEDRAATLYNLGWTYLRRGHLDHALDALHEGHALTRGARHEGLRWRGHLFRCALALHARACGQFDLALGRARRATRLAGDDRAGVYAWNVLATTLRLDGQVAAARDAQQRALNLAGDGTAHDTEALYLAMIDLSGPESGAARDTLQRLAPLTAPYDAWRARLHLAQQDLRAGRTDAARQTLQAATDANEPYVLLDEAPVLTDLYAWGRAAGLPLPEPAARQPSALHVVARGAPTAFLCGRPLPAARPLALATAAYLCHEGPATLDTLARALLDLPAGDARGPARIRAALNDLHDLIGTDTLTVTRQRTVTLDPAWTVTTDLDGPGPDPFTDLYGEWITQLAR; this is encoded by the coding sequence ATGAGTGACTTGCAGCAGTACCTCGACGCGCACGCGCTGCTCATCGCCGGGCAGTACCAGGAGGCACTGGACTTCCTGGATGCCCGGCCGACCACCGACGCGTTCCATCACGCCCGGCAGCGGGCGTACGCCCTGCACCACCTGGGCCGCGTGGACGAGGCGTACGCCGGGATCGAACAGGCCGCCCACATCGCCGAGACGGACCGGCCGACCCTGCGCGGCGCGGCGTACATCGACTGGGCCGTCATGCTGATGCGCGACCAGCGTTTCGAGGAAGGCTTCCGGCTGTACCATCAGGCGCTCGCGCACGCCACCGACCCCGAGGACCGCGCCGCGACCCTCTACAACCTCGGCTGGACGTACCTGCGCCGCGGGCACCTCGATCACGCCCTCGACGCGCTGCACGAAGGGCACGCCCTGACGCGCGGCGCCCGGCACGAGGGCCTGCGCTGGCGCGGTCACCTCTTCCGCTGCGCCCTGGCACTGCACGCCCGCGCCTGCGGCCAGTTCGACCTCGCCCTCGGCCGCGCCCGGCGGGCCACCCGACTTGCCGGGGACGACCGCGCCGGCGTGTACGCCTGGAACGTGCTGGCCACCACCCTGCGTCTCGACGGACAGGTCGCGGCTGCCAGGGACGCCCAGCAGCGGGCCCTGAATCTCGCCGGAGACGGCACTGCCCACGATACCGAGGCCCTCTACCTGGCCATGATCGACCTCAGCGGTCCGGAGTCCGGGGCTGCCCGGGACACCCTGCAGCGCCTCGCGCCGCTCACCGCGCCCTACGACGCCTGGCGTGCCCGCCTGCACCTCGCCCAGCAGGACCTGCGCGCCGGACGGACCGACGCGGCCCGCCAGACCCTCCAGGCCGCCACCGACGCGAACGAACCCTACGTCCTGCTCGACGAGGCGCCCGTCCTGACCGACCTGTACGCCTGGGGCCGGGCCGCCGGACTGCCCCTCCCGGAACCCGCGGCGCGGCAACCGTCCGCGCTGCACGTCGTCGCGCGCGGCGCCCCCACCGCGTTCCTGTGCGGCCGCCCCCTGCCCGCCGCGCGCCCCCTGGCCCTCGCCACCGCCGCGTACCTCTGCCATGAGGGCCCCGCCACGCTCGACACGCTCGCCCGGGCGCTGCTCGACCTGCCCGCCGGGGACGCCCGCGGCCCTGCCCGCATCCGCGCCGCGCTGAACGACCTGCACGACCTGATCGGCACCGACACCCTGACCGTCACCCGGCAGCGCACCGTCACCCTCGACCCCGCCTGGACCGTCACCACCGACCTGGACGGCCCCGGCCCCGACCCGTTCACGGACCTCTACGGCGAGTGGATCACGCAGCTCGCCCGCTGA
- a CDS encoding arsenate reductase ArsC: protein MTRVLILCTHNSARSQMAEALTRAAAAELGVPLDVHSAGTEATRVKADAVTVMTELGLDLSAHHSKTLFDVPDPQNFEYVITVCDSAAEACPVYPGRTRRRHYPFVDPSGGSLERWRAVRDQLSTRMRAFVQALRDGQDAPPSYDHSPAVEVA, encoded by the coding sequence GTGACCCGCGTCCTGATCCTCTGCACCCACAACAGCGCCCGCTCCCAGATGGCCGAAGCCCTCACCCGCGCCGCCGCCGCCGAACTCGGCGTTCCACTCGACGTGCACTCGGCCGGGACCGAAGCCACCCGCGTCAAGGCGGACGCCGTGACCGTCATGACCGAACTGGGCCTGGACCTCAGCGCGCACCACAGCAAGACGCTGTTCGACGTGCCCGACCCGCAGAACTTCGAGTACGTCATCACCGTCTGCGACAGCGCCGCCGAGGCCTGCCCGGTGTACCCCGGCCGCACCCGGCGCCGCCACTACCCGTTCGTGGACCCGTCCGGCGGCAGCCTGGAACGCTGGCGGGCCGTGCGTGACCAGCTAAGCACCCGCATGCGCGCGTTCGTGCAGGCCCTGCGTGACGGGCAGGACGCGCCGCCCAGCTACGACCACAGTCCCGCCGTCGAAGTGGCCTGA
- a CDS encoding chloramphenicol acetyltransferase, whose translation MRILDLNDWPRRPLFDLFRGYTQPDFNVTATVDVTALRALVRERQVSFMVASTYVLARAANEFTPMRWRIRGDQVVEHDVVHPSVTDADPDGDLFHFCALPYHRSGPEFLRGAREALNDSAARPSVAITPGQDDLLYLSSLPWLHFTSIQHPQHLSPPDSIPRLTTGKFVQQGGRTQMPLSVQVNHALMDGLHVAQYFARVQALLDDPALLDGPLPAQHPERPLSTS comes from the coding sequence GTGCGCATTCTGGACCTGAACGACTGGCCCCGCCGTCCCCTCTTCGACCTGTTCCGCGGGTACACCCAGCCGGACTTCAACGTGACGGCCACCGTGGACGTGACGGCCCTGCGCGCCCTGGTGCGCGAGCGGCAGGTGTCGTTCATGGTCGCCTCGACGTACGTGCTGGCCCGCGCGGCGAACGAGTTCACGCCAATGCGGTGGCGTATCCGGGGCGATCAGGTGGTCGAGCATGACGTGGTGCACCCGTCCGTCACGGACGCCGATCCGGACGGTGACCTGTTCCATTTCTGCGCGTTGCCGTACCACCGCAGCGGCCCGGAGTTCCTACGTGGCGCACGGGAAGCCCTGAACGACAGTGCTGCTCGGCCCAGCGTGGCGATCACGCCGGGGCAGGACGACCTGCTGTACCTGTCGAGCCTGCCGTGGCTGCACTTCACGTCCATCCAGCATCCGCAGCACCTGTCGCCGCCCGACTCGATTCCGCGCCTGACGACCGGGAAGTTCGTGCAGCAGGGGGGCCGCACTCAGATGCCGCTGTCCGTGCAGGTGAACCACGCCCTGATGGACGGCCTGCACGTCGCGCAGTACTTCGCGCGGGTGCAGGCCCTGCTGGACGACCCGGCCCTGCTGGACGGGCCGTTACCTGCGCAGCACCCGGAGCGCCCGCTCAGCACCTCCTGA